A region of Sphingobium baderi DNA encodes the following proteins:
- a CDS encoding epoxide hydrolase family protein, which translates to MVELSLAGAIESFTLRVEDQVLDRLRQRLDDVRWPDCEPVADWSQGVPLSRMKELVDYWKSGYDWRRCERRLNDLGQSRVRIDGIDIHFLHIRSPHEGAMPLILTHGWPGSVIEFLKCIEPLTDPTRHGGKAEDAFHLVIPSLPGFGFSSKPVEPGWNVQRIAGTWDILMQALGYERYGAQGGDWGAVVTTEMGVLRPAGLLGIHLNLPFVIPDPLPAEPSDEEAAMLEALVYYNRWQSGYSTLQASRPQTLGYLLADSPVGQAAWIYEKFYEWSDCDGDPANIFTADELLDNIMLYWLTNSGASSARLYWESFHGAFGARELHLPVACSIFPGDIYRAPRSWAEKCMHNLVYWNELARGGHFAAFEQPHIFAREVRQAFRAMR; encoded by the coding sequence GTGGTCGAACTATCCCTTGCAGGAGCCATTGAGTCCTTCACCCTGCGCGTCGAGGACCAGGTGTTGGACCGGCTCCGCCAGCGCCTTGATGACGTTCGATGGCCCGACTGCGAGCCGGTTGCCGATTGGTCGCAGGGTGTACCGCTCTCGCGGATGAAGGAACTGGTCGACTATTGGAAGTCTGGCTATGACTGGCGGCGCTGCGAGCGCCGCCTCAACGACCTCGGGCAGTCCCGGGTGCGGATTGATGGCATTGACATCCATTTTCTTCATATCCGTTCGCCTCATGAAGGGGCGATGCCGCTGATCCTCACCCACGGTTGGCCGGGTTCGGTGATCGAGTTTCTCAAGTGCATCGAGCCGCTTACCGATCCCACACGTCATGGCGGCAAGGCCGAGGATGCATTCCATCTCGTGATCCCATCGCTGCCGGGCTTTGGTTTCTCCAGCAAGCCGGTCGAACCGGGTTGGAACGTGCAGCGTATCGCCGGCACCTGGGACATCCTGATGCAGGCCCTGGGCTATGAACGCTACGGCGCTCAAGGCGGAGACTGGGGCGCCGTCGTCACGACCGAGATGGGCGTGCTGCGCCCCGCTGGGCTGCTCGGTATCCACCTCAATCTTCCATTCGTAATCCCCGATCCGCTTCCCGCTGAACCGAGCGACGAGGAGGCGGCGATGCTGGAAGCGCTCGTCTATTACAACCGCTGGCAATCGGGCTATTCGACACTGCAGGCGAGTCGTCCCCAAACGCTCGGTTATCTGCTTGCCGACTCCCCCGTCGGCCAGGCCGCCTGGATATACGAGAAATTCTACGAGTGGTCGGACTGCGACGGCGATCCGGCAAATATCTTCACGGCCGATGAGTTGCTCGACAACATCATGCTCTACTGGCTGACAAACAGCGGGGCCAGCTCAGCCCGATTATATTGGGAAAGCTTCCACGGTGCCTTTGGCGCAAGGGAGCTTCACCTTCCGGTGGCATGCAGCATCTTCCCTGGGGACATCTACAGGGCACCGAGAAGCTGGGCAGAGAAATGCATGCACAATCTCGTCTATTGGAACGAGTTGGCCAGGGGAGGGCATTTTGCGGCCTTCGAGCAACCCCACATCTTCGCCCGCGAAGTAAGACAGGCGTTTCGCGCCATGCGGTGA
- a CDS encoding PRTRC system protein A, whose product MTVLADDPTAAAVLAAVPCYPVPPQGRSPALDRLRAARAGRGLAIGIDGVMLVLRRAWLELDFPITTPLALHVPYGSTGACRAELRCGLIPGEHLAHILDHFRAALPNEAAAFVLWNEATHEFAVDFPAIDDATPSRLVYRTPVPQPDWHVVCDLHSHGTGPAFFSATDDADDAHATKIAIVVGRLDDPSGLAMVARLCADGMFMPLPRSPFSGDRHAD is encoded by the coding sequence ATGACCGTGCTGGCTGACGACCCGACCGCGGCCGCGGTCCTTGCCGCCGTGCCATGCTATCCGGTCCCACCGCAAGGACGCTCGCCCGCCCTCGATAGGCTGCGCGCCGCCCGCGCCGGGCGCGGCCTTGCGATCGGGATAGACGGCGTCATGCTCGTCCTGCGCCGGGCCTGGCTGGAACTCGATTTCCCGATCACGACGCCTCTTGCCTTGCATGTGCCCTACGGCAGCACGGGCGCTTGCCGCGCTGAGCTGCGTTGCGGCCTCATTCCGGGCGAGCATCTCGCTCATATTCTCGATCATTTCCGCGCGGCGTTGCCCAATGAAGCCGCGGCGTTCGTCCTATGGAACGAAGCGACCCACGAATTCGCAGTGGACTTTCCGGCCATCGACGACGCCACGCCCTCGCGCCTCGTCTACCGCACGCCGGTCCCGCAACCCGATTGGCATGTCGTCTGCGACCTTCACAGCCATGGGACCGGTCCCGCCTTCTTCAGTGCCACCGACGATGCCGACGATGCTCATGCGACGAAGATAGCGATTGTGGTCGGACGGCTCGACGATCCCAGTGGCCTGGCGATGGTCGCGCGTCTTTGCGCCGACGGCATGTTCATGCCGCTGCCGCGGAGCCCGTTTTCAGGAGACCGCCATGCCGACTGA
- a CDS encoding DUF7146 domain-containing protein has product MALSRTSADPRLHAAAANIVKSLGGAWKPSGAMCRCPAHDDHRPSLSVRVGEHSILFKCFAGCSTIDVIRALRSDRRPIPTADAETEFTRADGSERRLAGRIRSLWEEARPVTDIAVSVYMATRGFNGTHPVLRYHDHVPLGRGVDVRFRPALLAAIEADTGVIALERLFLDPRTGLPATDLDPPKLMLGRPYGGTVRFGAATDVLGLAEGWETAWSAHLLLGIPVWAALGADRFPLVTVPERVERLFLLHDNDLSGRRGAARAKHAHARDGRSIEALPPPPGFNDWNDLYRAKGGGEGDGCGMQADDRPRPAHSDTRSGMGTQPVLNANLLQSTQETSLDLATTELSLHAAALQDRAGI; this is encoded by the coding sequence ATGGCCCTGTCGCGCACGAGCGCCGATCCGCGCCTGCATGCCGCTGCCGCCAATATTGTCAAATCACTTGGTGGAGCATGGAAGCCATCGGGCGCGATGTGCCGTTGTCCTGCCCATGACGACCATCGTCCGAGCCTGTCGGTCCGGGTCGGCGAGCATAGCATATTGTTCAAATGCTTTGCCGGCTGTTCCACGATTGATGTCATCCGCGCGCTGCGCAGCGACAGGCGGCCTATCCCGACAGCCGATGCTGAAACGGAATTCACACGCGCAGATGGCAGTGAGCGACGGTTGGCCGGCCGAATTCGTTCGCTCTGGGAGGAGGCGCGCCCTGTCACCGACATCGCGGTGAGCGTCTATATGGCGACGCGCGGCTTCAACGGAACGCATCCGGTTTTGCGCTACCATGATCATGTGCCGCTTGGCCGCGGCGTCGACGTCCGTTTTCGTCCCGCGCTACTGGCCGCCATCGAAGCCGACACCGGCGTTATAGCGCTCGAACGCCTGTTCCTTGATCCCCGCACCGGATTACCGGCGACTGATCTCGATCCGCCCAAATTGATGCTCGGCCGCCCCTATGGCGGCACGGTCCGCTTCGGAGCCGCCACCGATGTGCTGGGGCTGGCTGAAGGCTGGGAGACCGCCTGGTCCGCCCATTTGCTGCTGGGCATCCCCGTCTGGGCCGCGCTTGGCGCCGACCGCTTCCCCTTGGTCACTGTTCCGGAGCGGGTGGAGCGCCTCTTCCTCCTCCATGACAACGACCTTTCCGGACGGCGCGGCGCGGCGCGGGCAAAACATGCCCATGCGCGAGACGGCCGATCGATCGAGGCGCTGCCACCACCGCCGGGCTTCAATGACTGGAACGATCTGTACCGGGCGAAGGGAGGGGGGGAGGGAGATGGTTGCGGAATGCAGGCTGATGATCGGCCGCGTCCCGCGCATTCGGACACGCGCAGCGGCATGGGCACCCAGCCAGTCCTGAACGCGAACCTGCTACAATCCACACAGGAGACGAGCCTTGACCTCGCCACAACCGAGCTATCCCTCCACGCTGCCGCTCTCCAGGATCGAGCCGGGATATAA
- a CDS encoding PRTRC system ThiF family protein, with protein MPTDPTDRHYLPAGFDNRTINVLLVGCGGNGGQMLMGLASLDTALRAISSRSLHVAVVDNDIVTEANLGRQPYYQGDVGNSKVRTLTERINLAHGLTWQAVHGRAPEAIGLEGADIVITCVDTASARRAIGAALAECRTVPAYWMDLGNRASDGQYLIGSPEARSDKRRRRLPTVLEYFPELADENLPDDDAPSCSVAEALERQSLFVNRVVASHALALLFDLLGRGSIGHAGAFMNLASGQAVPIPLPRGD; from the coding sequence ATGCCGACTGATCCTACGGATCGCCACTATCTGCCCGCCGGGTTCGACAATCGCACGATCAACGTCCTGCTGGTCGGATGCGGCGGAAATGGCGGGCAGATGCTGATGGGACTCGCCTCGCTCGATACCGCGCTGCGTGCGATCTCCTCACGATCGCTCCACGTTGCTGTGGTCGACAATGATATCGTGACCGAAGCCAATCTTGGCAGGCAGCCATATTATCAGGGCGACGTCGGCAATTCCAAGGTCCGCACGCTCACCGAACGGATCAACCTCGCACATGGCCTGACCTGGCAGGCGGTTCACGGCCGCGCCCCTGAAGCCATTGGTCTAGAAGGCGCCGACATCGTCATCACCTGCGTTGACACGGCATCGGCCCGCCGTGCGATCGGCGCGGCGCTCGCCGAGTGCAGGACCGTTCCCGCCTATTGGATGGATCTCGGCAATCGCGCGAGTGACGGGCAATATCTCATCGGCTCCCCGGAGGCCCGTTCCGACAAGCGCCGCCGTCGCCTGCCGACCGTGCTCGAATATTTTCCTGAACTCGCCGACGAAAACCTGCCCGACGATGATGCACCATCCTGCTCGGTTGCCGAGGCGCTCGAGCGTCAATCGCTGTTCGTCAACCGTGTCGTCGCGAGCCATGCTCTGGCGCTCCTGTTCGACCTCCTCGGACGCGGCTCCATCGGTCACGCGGGCGCGTTTATGAATCTCGCGAGCGGTCAGGCCGTCCCGATCCCGTTGCCGCGCGGCGACTGA
- a CDS encoding PRTRC system protein B: protein MSDHSTQFEATAGGLALTNAILLYRSQPIRNASPYATTREGAAAFASIHAIEHDDEGRPTIGAGTSLSRAHLRQWTEALGRTVLPEFLPDNVLVAHPDMLAWWIPAQVRPAYFALTTPPAGLQVLAARTTMPVPYPPHLFIATRSGFGVYALSANERPGIDTPVLHSPVLNVYLDGQLCWGNIPRPKALTTASIPEFERAVFDSWSTHPNPGQELTITGKGGLVRLWDDLAARKAKRFPVRRLRPFDPGRTRQASRRMIRTDPMTLGKLIARGANQ from the coding sequence ATGTCTGACCACAGCACCCAGTTCGAAGCCACCGCCGGCGGTCTGGCGCTGACCAACGCCATTCTCCTCTACCGCAGCCAGCCGATCCGCAACGCCAGTCCCTACGCCACCACTCGCGAGGGTGCCGCGGCATTTGCCAGCATCCATGCGATCGAGCATGACGACGAGGGACGACCGACTATCGGCGCGGGCACATCGCTGTCGCGCGCGCATCTACGTCAATGGACCGAGGCCCTGGGGCGGACCGTTCTTCCCGAATTCCTGCCTGACAATGTGCTGGTCGCGCATCCCGACATGCTCGCATGGTGGATCCCGGCCCAGGTTCGCCCAGCATATTTCGCGCTTACGACTCCACCCGCCGGCCTGCAGGTGCTCGCAGCGCGAACTACCATGCCGGTCCCTTATCCGCCGCATCTGTTCATCGCGACCCGATCAGGGTTCGGTGTTTATGCCTTGTCGGCAAACGAGCGGCCCGGGATCGATACTCCAGTGCTGCACTCGCCGGTGCTCAATGTTTACCTCGATGGGCAACTTTGCTGGGGCAACATTCCAAGGCCAAAAGCGCTGACGACAGCCTCCATCCCGGAATTCGAGCGCGCGGTGTTCGATAGCTGGTCCACTCACCCAAATCCCGGACAGGAACTGACCATCACCGGCAAAGGCGGTCTGGTTCGGCTCTGGGATGACCTCGCCGCGCGCAAGGCGAAGCGCTTTCCTGTCAGGCGTCTCAGGCCGTTCGATCCCGGTCGGACACGTCAGGCTTCCCGGCGAATGATCCGGACCGACCCGATGACTCTGGGGAAACTCATTGCGAGAGGAGCGAACCAATGA
- a CDS encoding MarR family transcriptional regulator, translating into MLLDLYWRDSQGLKTSLTSFCLASKASEMTGRRCLAEMEAQGIVERFPDPFDKRRIYVRLTAAGQDKMDACFQTLLSGYAQTCHDCARKCGDAPDGARQAVPFCIAIDGVRRFRR; encoded by the coding sequence ATGCTGCTCGATCTCTATTGGCGCGACAGCCAGGGATTGAAGACTTCACTCACCAGCTTCTGCCTCGCGTCAAAAGCATCTGAGATGACCGGCCGGCGATGCCTTGCCGAGATGGAGGCGCAAGGCATAGTCGAGCGCTTCCCTGATCCCTTCGATAAACGCCGGATATATGTCCGGCTGACCGCTGCCGGGCAGGATAAGATGGATGCGTGTTTCCAGACCTTGCTGTCCGGATATGCGCAAACCTGTCACGACTGTGCCCGCAAATGCGGCGACGCTCCAGACGGGGCCCGGCAGGCAGTCCCGTTCTGCATTGCGATAGACGGCGTCCGGCGCTTCCGGCGGTAG
- a CDS encoding TonB-dependent receptor codes for MIKAPLKARVLFQSLGMVVLAHQFASPALAQTEPSSAPQASAQSSGDQLGEIIVTAQKRSQSLNNVGLSITAADGEQLTNLGIRETGDLVKISPGLTFTKSQDGTPLFTIRGVGFNDYTLGASPAVSVYVDQVPLVYSAYTQGATLDLERVEVLKGPQGILFGQNSTGGAINYIAAKPTSDFQAGVKASYGRFDTFDGEAFVSGPITDTLGFRLAGSTTQSGSWQYSYTRDDKLGKQDILRGRLLLDWKPTDTLSFLFSANGWRNKSDTQAAQLVGLKLQQDASAPGQYDPVETLRRVAAFRALSLAPGNARAADWDMGRNLKRDDSLWQLSLRGDLELGSGITLTSLTSYTRFRQDYELDRDGTTLQNAGVESRGNVKTFTQELRLSGESDRLNWTLGGNYAKNKIRSSDNFLVNDSTNTAILPGFGVDNGDTTITENIRDLAAFGNVEYKLTDQLTVLAGARYTDTKNDYTACMRGGPGQQFVFWQLSQAISGVAQPAPDANTCVNMDETTFLLIRTPFESTLHEDNVSWRVGVNYKPTRDVLLYGLVSRGYKSGNFPTVPASTTQQFAPVKQESVTAYEVGIKATALDRKLQINAALFHYTYDDKQIRGLVIDPIFNQLEKLVNVPKSRINGAEIDITARPLSGLTLRAAGTWIDSKVLDFVGINNDRVLGDYRGSELPFSPKWQLVGDAEYRWALSSDLNAFVGANVLYNSKTNSTLGAPASSRIKAFATLDLRAGISGPDDKWTLSVWGRNVTDTYYWTNQFVTQDVIVRYTAMPATYGVSASYRF; via the coding sequence ATGATAAAGGCGCCCTTGAAGGCTCGGGTTCTGTTTCAGTCACTCGGCATGGTCGTGCTGGCGCACCAGTTTGCGTCGCCTGCGCTCGCGCAAACCGAACCTTCGTCTGCGCCGCAGGCTTCCGCTCAGTCATCCGGCGACCAACTGGGCGAGATCATCGTCACGGCCCAAAAGCGTTCGCAGTCGCTCAACAATGTCGGTCTTTCGATCACGGCCGCGGATGGCGAGCAGCTCACCAATCTGGGCATTCGTGAAACCGGCGATCTCGTCAAGATCTCGCCCGGACTGACCTTCACCAAGAGCCAGGACGGCACGCCGCTCTTCACGATCCGGGGTGTCGGCTTCAACGACTATACATTGGGCGCGAGCCCTGCTGTCAGCGTCTATGTCGACCAGGTTCCCCTCGTTTACAGCGCCTACACGCAGGGCGCCACGCTCGATCTGGAGCGTGTCGAGGTGCTGAAGGGGCCCCAGGGCATTCTCTTCGGCCAGAATTCGACGGGTGGTGCGATCAACTATATCGCCGCCAAACCGACGTCAGACTTCCAGGCTGGCGTGAAAGCCTCCTATGGCCGCTTCGACACGTTTGACGGTGAGGCGTTCGTCAGCGGGCCGATCACCGACACCCTGGGCTTCAGGCTGGCCGGCAGTACAACGCAATCGGGTAGCTGGCAGTATAGCTACACCCGCGATGACAAGCTCGGTAAGCAGGACATCCTGCGCGGTCGCCTGCTTCTGGATTGGAAGCCGACCGATACGCTGTCCTTCCTGTTCAGCGCTAACGGTTGGCGCAACAAGTCCGATACCCAGGCGGCGCAGCTTGTCGGACTCAAGCTCCAGCAGGACGCTTCCGCGCCCGGTCAATATGATCCGGTGGAAACTCTCCGGCGTGTCGCCGCATTCCGGGCCCTTTCTCTCGCACCGGGCAACGCACGTGCCGCCGATTGGGATATGGGCAGGAACCTGAAGCGCGATGACAGCCTGTGGCAGCTTTCCCTTCGGGGCGATCTGGAGCTGGGCAGCGGCATCACATTGACGTCGCTAACCTCTTACACCCGCTTCCGCCAGGACTACGAACTGGACCGCGATGGCACGACCCTGCAAAACGCAGGCGTCGAATCGCGTGGCAATGTCAAAACCTTCACTCAGGAGTTGCGGCTTTCCGGAGAAAGCGACAGGCTGAACTGGACGCTGGGCGGCAATTACGCGAAAAACAAGATTCGTAGTTCCGACAATTTTCTGGTGAATGATTCGACCAATACGGCCATCTTGCCTGGCTTTGGCGTCGACAACGGAGATACCACGATTACGGAGAATATCCGCGATCTGGCCGCTTTCGGAAACGTCGAATATAAGCTCACGGACCAGCTGACCGTCCTCGCGGGTGCGCGCTATACCGATACCAAAAATGACTATACCGCTTGTATGCGCGGTGGTCCCGGCCAGCAATTTGTGTTTTGGCAGCTCTCTCAGGCGATCAGCGGTGTTGCTCAACCGGCACCCGACGCAAACACCTGCGTCAATATGGATGAAACAACGTTCCTGTTGATCAGGACTCCCTTTGAGAGCACGCTCCACGAGGACAACGTCTCGTGGCGAGTGGGCGTCAACTACAAGCCGACACGCGATGTGCTGCTCTATGGGCTGGTGTCGCGCGGTTATAAGTCAGGAAATTTCCCGACTGTTCCGGCTTCGACAACGCAACAGTTCGCGCCGGTTAAGCAGGAATCGGTCACCGCCTATGAGGTCGGGATCAAAGCGACCGCTCTGGATAGGAAACTGCAGATCAACGCAGCTCTTTTCCACTATACCTATGACGACAAGCAGATTCGTGGTCTTGTGATTGATCCGATCTTCAACCAGCTCGAAAAACTGGTGAATGTTCCCAAATCCCGGATCAACGGGGCGGAGATCGATATCACTGCTCGTCCATTGTCCGGGCTCACGCTGCGGGCGGCGGGTACCTGGATCGACTCGAAGGTTCTGGATTTTGTCGGGATCAACAATGACCGGGTCCTGGGTGACTATCGCGGATCGGAGCTGCCCTTCTCTCCCAAATGGCAGTTGGTCGGCGATGCGGAATATCGTTGGGCTCTGAGCAGCGACCTCAACGCGTTCGTCGGTGCCAATGTCCTCTACAACAGCAAGACCAATTCGACGCTTGGCGCTCCGGCAAGCTCGCGCATCAAGGCTTTCGCGACACTCGATCTGCGCGCCGGGATTTCCGGTCCGGATGATAAGTGGACGTTATCAGTCTGGGGACGGAACGTGACGGACACCTATTACTGGACCAACCAGTTCGTCACCCAGGATGTGATCGTGCGATATACAGCGATGCCTGCCACCTACGGGGTTTCTGCGAGCTATCGATTCTAG
- a CDS encoding PRTRC system protein E has product MLISNLLPLLANYSLGFDLVASPDDTVTLTVIPRKAVGAKHSLESGETRPISITATAAEIDAELGRGADGALGQLIATRKTLADQIADQRQAAEDARVAAAEAAKAKAATKAATAKSTPPASPPKLQHSVTPPVDAKPDQPATLF; this is encoded by the coding sequence ATGTTGATTTCCAACCTGCTCCCGCTTCTCGCCAACTATTCGCTCGGTTTCGATCTTGTCGCCAGCCCTGACGATACCGTCACGCTGACCGTGATCCCCCGCAAGGCGGTGGGCGCGAAACACAGTCTCGAATCCGGCGAGACCCGCCCGATATCGATCACGGCAACTGCCGCGGAGATCGATGCGGAACTTGGCCGCGGCGCGGACGGCGCGCTCGGCCAGCTCATCGCCACGCGCAAGACCCTCGCCGACCAGATCGCCGATCAGCGCCAGGCGGCCGAGGACGCAAGGGTCGCCGCTGCGGAAGCTGCGAAGGCCAAGGCTGCGACGAAGGCCGCGACGGCAAAGTCGACGCCGCCCGCCAGTCCCCCGAAGCTCCAGCACTCGGTCACTCCGCCGGTCGATGCCAAACCGGACCAACCCGCCACCCTGTTCTGA
- a CDS encoding PRTRC system protein C, translating into MQINHLTRAYRYDGIDLPVPPHLANDPDSLRAYHATLYPAVLNAEMVDAGVSGGAHVTEYRRAVGTKG; encoded by the coding sequence ATGCAGATCAATCATCTCACCCGCGCGTACCGTTATGACGGCATCGACCTTCCGGTTCCGCCGCATCTCGCCAACGATCCCGACAGTCTGCGCGCCTACCACGCGACCCTCTACCCTGCGGTTCTCAACGCCGAGATGGTCGATGCCGGCGTGTCGGGCGGCGCCCACGTCACCGAATACCGGCGCGCCGTCGGCACGAAGGGCTGA
- a CDS encoding PRTRC system ParB family protein: protein MTSPQPSYPSTLPLSRIEPGYNPRRYFDRKKHEELVESFRLRGRMLQPMLLRPAQDAEGKYVIICGGRRYRAALEVFGPDGEVPVIIHEMTDQEALEAAIDENEVRDDTSETEQADAAVRVLAACKGDRAEAAWRLAWSRTKLDRRLALAELTEAAKTALDERRIKVGHAELLAVIPKDKQDTALETILRLNLDVNDTRKELMRITHSLASACFDKTECATCPFNSAAQQVLFETHVDDGHCTNPGCFKLKTEAAEVIRFEEEERAAKAARNAMPTVVDDADGEEQDDVTDKPAQSMDIQPQPENGALSSIPVESRELPPARTADIVRAASSAHKPTVTARSIAARTVELREATWRTALARALAGNAVHARTTILVAAMSGTLSQIKPGTLTSRAGILVGASFPDLDFKGKIAEIRALADARAANVLAVIGGAYAKDVLSFDHVADLARVFEVDLRETWQVDQAFLERYTKEELKFIAQECGLIAHVGEKRFAKLLASKKTELVTGMLNRIGFDWAGRLPSAMTLDGAYGPPPDRAAQPIEAPIPQIAA, encoded by the coding sequence TTGACCTCGCCACAACCGAGCTATCCCTCCACGCTGCCGCTCTCCAGGATCGAGCCGGGATATAATCCCCGACGCTATTTCGATCGGAAAAAGCACGAGGAACTCGTAGAATCGTTCCGTCTGCGCGGACGAATGCTGCAACCCATGCTGCTGCGACCGGCTCAGGATGCCGAGGGCAAATATGTCATTATTTGCGGCGGCCGTAGGTATAGGGCTGCCCTCGAGGTGTTCGGGCCCGATGGAGAAGTGCCGGTCATCATCCACGAGATGACAGACCAGGAGGCGCTTGAAGCCGCGATCGATGAAAATGAGGTGCGCGACGATACCTCGGAGACGGAGCAGGCCGATGCTGCCGTCCGTGTTCTCGCGGCGTGCAAGGGCGACCGCGCCGAGGCCGCATGGCGATTGGCCTGGTCCCGCACCAAGCTCGATCGCCGCCTGGCGCTCGCTGAACTCACCGAGGCCGCCAAAACCGCGCTTGATGAGCGCCGGATCAAGGTCGGGCACGCCGAACTGCTCGCCGTCATCCCCAAGGACAAGCAGGACACGGCGCTCGAAACGATCCTGCGTCTGAACCTCGACGTGAACGATACGCGCAAGGAACTCATGCGCATCACGCATAGTCTCGCCAGCGCGTGCTTCGATAAGACCGAATGTGCCACCTGTCCGTTCAACTCGGCCGCGCAGCAGGTCCTTTTCGAAACCCATGTCGACGATGGCCATTGCACCAATCCGGGTTGCTTCAAGCTCAAGACCGAAGCCGCCGAAGTGATCCGTTTCGAGGAGGAGGAACGCGCCGCGAAAGCGGCAAGGAACGCGATGCCCACTGTCGTCGATGATGCAGATGGTGAGGAACAGGACGATGTCACGGACAAACCCGCACAGTCGATGGATATCCAGCCGCAACCAGAAAACGGCGCGCTATCATCCATTCCTGTCGAAAGCCGCGAGCTTCCTCCGGCGCGCACAGCCGACATCGTGCGGGCCGCGTCGTCGGCGCATAAACCGACTGTCACGGCCAGGTCGATCGCGGCCCGAACCGTCGAGCTTCGCGAGGCGACATGGCGAACCGCGCTTGCCCGTGCGCTCGCCGGCAATGCTGTCCACGCGCGGACCACGATCCTTGTCGCGGCGATGTCGGGCACGCTTTCGCAGATCAAGCCCGGCACGCTGACGTCCCGTGCCGGCATCCTCGTCGGCGCCTCGTTCCCGGACCTCGACTTCAAGGGCAAGATAGCGGAAATCCGGGCGCTTGCCGATGCACGAGCCGCCAACGTGCTGGCCGTCATTGGCGGCGCTTACGCCAAGGATGTGCTCAGCTTCGATCATGTCGCGGACCTTGCGAGAGTGTTCGAGGTCGACCTGCGCGAGACGTGGCAAGTCGATCAGGCCTTTCTCGAACGCTACACCAAGGAAGAGCTCAAGTTCATCGCCCAGGAATGCGGCCTGATCGCGCATGTCGGCGAGAAACGGTTCGCCAAGCTGCTCGCATCGAAAAAGACCGAGCTTGTTACCGGCATGCTCAATCGCATCGGGTTCGATTGGGCGGGACGCCTACCGAGCGCGATGACGCTCGATGGCGCCTATGGACCGCCCCCGGATCGCGCTGCCCAGCCGATCGAAGCTCCCATCCCGCAAATCGCCGCCTGA